In Mytilus edulis chromosome 13, xbMytEdul2.2, whole genome shotgun sequence, a single window of DNA contains:
- the LOC139501971 gene encoding NACHT and WD repeat domain-containing protein 2-like — protein MDNSRKMSVLRGSLDNLPALNSRVVRIFISSTFTDTYEERNMLMEDVYPKIKAHCKEKHGLEFQVIDMRWGVPEEASDDHMSSLLCLQEIYNCQKVSTGPSFVTFLNQKHGYRPLPLTIVSSEYNLLVQTLIDSGEDSALLVKWYEEDLNAVPPVHVLQPISATIPDYKSKTPAEKWKEWQPIYNTLGQKLRLASQICFENKKLNEEDKLKYFMSVTEEEIIAGLLKLPGNASEQCLCFIRLFEDIDLNDKVAPRFIDMVEIGKDDKSEKLRIIDEEAQKILEKLRDEKVANKIKDKKTSWSKSLVKWAPDTGIKKDFHESYLKEFGDKFYNSMISLIDKAVTNKQMLLQDSLYTEVLQHATMARERCAIFHGRETILDKIADYLQRKDKSPLTVYGPSGSGKTSIIAEAARKVQFVKHKDAITIFRFLGTSPDSSNVYRLLHSLCQQIMLVTTGNEPSLPQDIDDLTRLFHKLIREYKSSKPLVILLDSLDQLSKEHAAHKLHWLPKKLPEDVKIVTSTYIESTDIIVLLKSLFSPESFILVPKLGEELSCKILKSWLDGKNRTLTHEQFNVIENAFTQCSLPIYVKLVFESVLEWRSYTVVDNNSLAFTVKESIIKLFEHLEHKHGKMFVSRAFAYITASNSGLSETELEDILSIDDTLLTDVFRIHVPPITRIPPLLFVRLRHDISSYLVDREVDDTTVFYWYHRQFIEAAQSRYLSDEIFEDQIQSTLADYFIGTWYNKPKPFTYSDYQVKRLKLSANTIDTDRKISPQPLTFKYNVENREKERFNKRKLNRLPYHLTMAGRIDEVRSMCLFNYDFLSAKIKAVSVQQVLEDFTLSKNNGSTLFSVLKQIQSSLMAFPKTLAIEISGHLTPFLAQKKSSLEKMLVEKCFNVIKSEEMPVPYQTSFTIPHNALMYKFEHEAVPFGSKVVMISKDSKHLLAMTADNDLVSWDLTTGELEKEIRLYDPLLLKMNIFTIDKEKDVCYLCSSYQKTSNILIVVNMAACELINTISLSKTYPGVGFADSLKFAVTSDKIFCMYVGHNIDVFDKATGKHLFALDQVPDKFLMLPDEKKALIHEKNSTKFFMYNILNNKIESEFNINEKPKDFILAPVGKEIVVLYRDLSLVKVYNLDATEGNVGELVCDVKTTGNEKILSLEFSSNETFLMLKYNTGVYFWNYKLNKMQHHFRIPDEVKPVHRVTDFFGHLAPDGELFVVAYEGFLVIYSMKTNKVANIIEINRSKSEIFLMASSGEFFVNTSSRGNAISTWRTSALTMSDNQIQPMTMKTAPRYIAIARSGKVAAIRGNLGGELAIFDLVAGTQKFYIQGDIDVMKPTVTWDGKYAVVREYHSDEAVKIFNTTSGALEMPLPLTSLQVKGITTCTTMVAVYVQGDDDKVTYVNLYSVPNGKLLHKLHSGRPSLHDMVFDFTSNEEYLIVSSPHLEGDPTVADITAYDVTTGEETYFLENCRVRFTTMVLNEPALFITQNVRQSGDIVIVVDLQSKKILREGGLERMDSQKDWSASPDGRFCIDRDRQLYDVINFRFKWKYDAEEEYRKQSTQQTYPRFLHDNHTVIFPNITAGLLKLATTDSPEIKFVCPVHGIPVCLEVTSLGMIIVGCDDGRVMMLHKSNKDDIVTSAGLDGVVKREAIRIKKQPNQKTTKSSVCTII, from the exons ATACGTATGAAGAAAGGAATATGCTGATGGAAGATGTTTATCCAAAAATAAAGGCTCACTGTAAGGAAAAACATGGACTGGAATTCCAG GTAATCGACATGAGATGGGGCGTACCAGAAGAGGCTTCAGATGATCACATGTCTTCTTTGCTTtgtttacaagaaatctacaatTGTCAAAAGGTGTCAACTGGTCCAAGTTTTGTG ACCTTCTTAAACCAAAAGCATGGCTACCGCCCACTACCACTTACTATCGTCAGTTCAGAATACAACTTATTAGTACAAACATTGATTGATTCTGGCGAAGACTCGGCGTTGCTTGTCAAATGGTACGAGGAAGACCTTAATGCTGTTCCACCCGTCCATGTTCTACAGCCAATCAGTGCAACGATACCAGACTATAAATCAAAG acACCCGCTGAAAAATGGAAAGAATGGCAACCAATCTACAATACTCTAGGACAGAAGTTAAGATTGGCCAGTcaaatatgttttgaaaataagaaaCTTAACGAGGAAGACAAACTAAAATACTTCATGTCCGTAACAGAAGAAGAGATCATTGCAGGATTACTCAAGTTACCCGGCAACGCCTCGGAACAGTGCCTCTGCTTCATCAGATTGTTTGAGGACATTGACCTCAATGATAAAGTTGCCCCGAGGTTCATCGACATGGTAGAAATTGGAAAAGATGATAAATCTGAAAAGCTAAGAATTATTGACGAAGAGGCACAAAAAATATTGGAGAAACTGCGAGATGAAAAAGTAGCCAACAAAATAAAGGATAAAAAAACAAgttggtcaaa ATCTCTTGTGAAGTGGGCTCCTGATACGGGAATAAAAAAAGACTTCCATGAATCATACCTAAAGGAATTTGGAGACAAGTTTTACAATAGTATGATCTCTTTGATTGACAAAGCTGTCACCAACAAACAAATGCTACTTCAAGATAGTTTGTATACTGAG GTTTTACAACACGCAACAATGGCAAGGGAAAGATGTGCAATATTCCACGGTAGAGAGACAATCTTAGACAAGATTGCTGATTACTTGCAGAGAAAAGACAAGTCGCCACTTACTGTGTATGGTCCTTCTGGCAGTGGCAAAACCTCTATAATTGCAGAGGCGGCAAGAAAG gtacagTTTGTAAAACATAAGGATGCAATCACCATTTTCCGTTTTCTTGGAACTTCACCTGACAGTAGTAATGTCTACAGACTTTTACATAGTCTTTGTCAACAGATTATGTTGGTAACTACAGGGAATGAGCCGAGTTTACCTCAGGATATTGATGATTTAACCCGTTTATTTCACAAACTAATTCGGGAGTACAAATCGAGTAAACCCTTGGTAATACTACTCGATTCCTTAGATCAATTGTCAAAAGAACATGCTGCTCACAAACTCCATTGGCTCCCTAAAAAACTTCCCGAAGACGTGAAGATTGTAACTTCAACGTATATTGAGTCTACCGATATAATTGTATTGCTTAAATCTTTGTTCTCCCCAGAAAGTTTTATTCTGGTTCCTAAGCTCGGAGAGGAATTAAGCTGTAAAATTCTCAAATCTTGGTTGGATGGAAAAAACAGAACTTTAACACATGAACAGTTCAATGTAATAGAAAATGCATTTACACAATGTAGTTTACCAATTTATGTAAAACTTGTTTTTGAGAGTGTCCTGGAATGGCGATCGTATACAGTTGTCGATAATAACAGTCTTGCCTTTACTGTCAAGGAGAGTATTATTAAACTTTTTGAACATCTTGAACACAAACATGGAAAGATGTTTGTATCTAGGGCTTTTGCTTACATCACTGCTTCCAATTCTGGTCTCAGTGAAACCGAACTGGAAGATATCCTTTCAATCGATGACACATTATTGACTGATGTGTTCCGAATCCACGTGCCACCAATAACAAGGATTCCTCCGTTATTATTTGTGCGCTTGCGCCATGATATATCATCTTATCTAGTCGATAGGGAAGTAGATGACACCACCGTATTTTACTGGTACCACAGACAATTTATAGAAGCAGCTCAATCAAGATACCTGTCCGATGAGATATTTGAAGACCAAATCCAATCTACATTGGCAGATTATTTCATTGGAACTTGgtataacaaaccaaaaccattCACATACTCAGATTACCAGGTCAAAAGGTTGAAATTATCCGCAAATACTATTGATACTGATAGGAAAATATCTCCACAGCCACTTACTTTCAAATACAATGTTGAAAACAGAGAAAAGGAGAGATTTAATAAACGAAAATTGAATCGATTACCCTACCATCTTACTATGGCAGGACGCATAGACGAAGTCCGTTCTATGTGTCTATTTAATTATGATTTCTTGTCAGCGAAAATCAAAGCTGTGTCTGTTCAACAAGTTTTGGAAGATTTCACATTGAGTAAGAATAACGGGAGTACATTGTTTAGTGTTCTCAAACAGATTCAGTCGTCACTGATGGCATTTCCAAAGACACTAGCAATTGAAATTTCTGGGCATTTGACCCCATTTCTAGCACAGAAAAAATCATCTTTAGAAAAAATGCttgttgaaaaatgttttaacGTCATCAAATCTGAAGAGATGCCTGTACCTTATCAGACCTCTTTCACAATACCACACAACGCGTTGATGTACAAATTCGAACATGAAGCTGTTCCGTTTGGTTCAAAGGTAGTAATGATCTCTAAAGATTCAAAGCATCTACTGGCAATGACAGCTGATAATGACTTGGTTTCTTGGGACCTGACGACAGGAGAACTGGAGAAAGAAATCCGCTTGTATGATCCTCTGCTGTTAAAGATGAATATTTTTACCATTGACAAAGAGAAGGATGTTTGTTATTTGTGTTCTAGCTACCAGAAGACTTCTAATATTCTAATTGTCGTTAACATGGCCGCCTGTGAATTGATCAACACAATTTCACTTTCCAAGACCTACCCAGGAGTTGGTTTTGCCGACAGTTTAAAATTCGCTGTCACGAGTGATAAAATTTTCTGTATGTATGTTGGGCACAACATTGATGTTTTTGATAAGGCAACTGGAAAGCATTTGTTTGCTCTTGATCAAGTACCAGATAAGTTTCTGATGTTACCAGACGAAAAGAAGGCTTTGATACACGAGAAAAATTCAACTAAGTTTTTCATGTACAACATactaaacaataaaattgaaagtGAATTCAACATTAATGAAAAACCGAAAGATTTTATTTTAGCTCCTGTTGGAAAAGAGATCGTAGTATTGTATCGCGATTTATCATTGGTGAAAGTGTATAATTTAGATGCGACCGAAGGAAACGTTGGCGAATTGGTCTGCGATGTAAAAACAACGGGTAATGAGAAAATTTTATCACTGGAATTTTCAAGCAATGAAACATTTCTTATGTTGAAATATAATACCGGTGTGTATTTCTGGAACTACAAACTTAACAAAATGCAACACCATTTTCGAATTCCGGACGAGGTGAAACCGGTTCATAGGGTCACAGACTTTTTTGGACATTTAGCGCCTGATGGTGAACTGTTTGTAGTTGCATACGAAGGGTTTCTTGTTATATACAGTATGAAAACCAATAAAGTAGCTAACATTATTGAAATCAACAGATCAAAGTCTGAAATATTTCTGATGGCCTCTAGCGGTGAATTTTTCGTCAACACGTCATCTAGAGGAAATGCTATTTCAACATGGAGGACCTCTGCGTTAACCATGAGTGATAATCAAATCCAGCCAATGACGATGAAGACAGCACCAAGGTACATTGCAATCGCAAGGTCGGGTAAAGTGGCGGCAATAAGAGGTAATTTAGGAGGAGAACTTGCAATTTTTGATTTGGTAGCTGGAACTCAAAAATTTTATATTCAAGGGGATATTGATGTGATGAAACCCACTGTCACATGGGATGGTAAATATGCTGTAGTCCGGGAATATCACTCAGACGAAGCTGTTAAAATATTTAACACCACTTCCGGTGCTTTAGAGATGCCATTACCATTAACAAGCTTACAAGTTAAAGGTATCACTACGTGTACTACAATGGTGGCAGTATACGTCCAGGGCGATGATGATAAAGTTACTTATGTAAACTTGTATAGTGTACCAAATGGTAAACTCTTGCATAAACTACATAGTGGTAGACCGTCCTTACATGATATGGTTTTTGATTTCACCAGCAATGAAGAATATTTAATCGTTTCATCTCCTCACCTAGAAGGTGACCCTACAGTAGCGGATATTACTGCGTATGATGTAACAACTGGTGAAGAAACCTACTTCTTAGAAAATTGTAGGGTTAGGTTTACTACTATGGTACTGAATGAACCAGCTTTATTCATAACGCAGAATGTGAGACAATCTGGTGACATTGTTATTGTAGTAGATCTTCAGTCAAAAAAGATACTAAGGGAAGGGGGATTAGAAAGAATGGACAGTCAAAAAGACTGGTCGGCAAGTCCAGATGGCCGTTTTTGCATTGACAGAGACCGTCAGCTTTATGACGTTATCAATTTTCGATTTAAGTGGAAATACGATGCTGAAGAAGAGTATCGAAAGCAGTCAACGCAACAAACATATCCACGCTTTCTCCATGACAACCACACGGTTATATTTCCAAATATTACTGCAGGATTATTGAAACTTGCAACCACTGACTCGCCGGAAATAAAGTTTGTTTGTCCGGTACACGGGATACCAGTATGCCTTGAAGTGACATCTCTTGGTATGATTATAGTTGGTTGTGATGATGGCCGAGTCATGATGCTCCATAAATCTAATAAAGATGACATCGTTACATCAGCAGGTTTAGACGGTGTTGTTAAAAGGGAAGCAATCCGTATCAAGAAACAACCAAATCAGAAAACAACTAAATCGTCAGTTTGTACAATTATTTGA